A genomic stretch from Rhineura floridana isolate rRhiFlo1 chromosome 18, rRhiFlo1.hap2, whole genome shotgun sequence includes:
- the YJU2 gene encoding splicing factor YJU2: MSERKVLNKYYPPDFDPSKIPKLQLPRDRQYVVRLMAPFNMRCKTCGEYIYKGKKFNARKETVQNESYLGLPVFRFYIKCTRCLAEITFKTDPENTDYAMEHGATRNFQAEKLLEEEEKRLQKEREDEELNNPMKVLENRTKDSKLEMEVLENLQELKELNQRQAHVDFESMLQQYQAYEEQQRQRELEEDERETKAMLDQAQSRKLLQDSDSDEDSPPGPAKSFAKAKPTDILREDSEPQAKKMKVESWERSIGKLSNKAKLSGLVTAKRKPDLSVANGMDSWNMPPGPGAGSADKTSLASGSKAGASSLSLLGAYSDSEDSKSD, encoded by the exons ATGTCGGAGAGGAAAGTGTTAAAT AAATACTACCCTCCGGACTTCGATCCGTCGAAGATCCCCAAACTTCAGCTTCCTCGGGACAGGCAGTATGTGGTCCGGCTGATGGCACCTTTCAACATGAG GTGCAAGACTTGTGGTGAGTACATCTACAAAGGAAAGAAATTCAATGCCCGGAAGGAGACGGTCCAGAATGAATCCTACCTGGGGCTTCCCGTCTTCCGGTTTTACATCAAATGCACCCGCTGCCTTGCGGAAATCACCTTCAAG ACAGACCCCGAGAACACAGATTATGCCATGGAGCACGGCGCCACTCGGAACTTCCAGGCCGAGAAGCtgctggaggaagaggagaagcgccttcaaaaagagagagaggatgaaGAGCTGAACAACCCAATGAAG GTTTTGGAGAACAGGACCAAAGACTCCAAGCTCGAGATGGAAGTCCTGGAGAACCTGCAGGAGCTGAAGGAGCTGAACCAGCGCCAGGCCCACGTGGACTTCGAGTCCATGCTGCAGCAATACCAAGCCTACGAGGAGCAGCAGAGGCAGCGGGAGCTGGAGGAGGACGAGCGGGAGACCAA AGCTATGCTAGACCAAGCCCAGAGCAGGAAGTTGCTGCAAGACTCCGATTCAGATGAGGACTCTCCTCCTGGTCCTGCTAAGTCATTTGCAAAAGCAAAGCCTACAGACATCCTGCGAGAG GACTCGGAGCCGCAAGCAAAGAAGATGAAGGTGGAAAGCTGGGAGAGGAGCATCGGGAAACTCTCCAACAAGGCCAAACTCTCTGGGCTGGTGACTGCCAAGAGAAAGCCGGATTTGAGCGTGGCAAACGGGATGGACAGTTGGAACATGCCGCCGGGCCCAG GTGCCGGGAGTGCAGACAAGACCTCTCTGGCTTCCGGCTCGAAGGCGGGCGCCTCTTCCCTCAGCCTCCTGGGAGCATATTCTGACAGCGAGGACAGTAAAAGTGACTGA